A genomic stretch from Hydrogenimonas urashimensis includes:
- a CDS encoding c-type cytochrome — MRDFLIILAIAFFVGVAFFVNQSRHQHSKAPHRHETKEAASKCAGCREKEAKRSIDELRSIHYLERYVEDVINHGSSQNLGFKYGDMPAHMADERAAPKIAAYVVTLSGKKPTHPEWAREGHTFYISNCGGCHGEDGRGIHGTFPDLTRDPLLGIERRIRRLMVTQRR; from the coding sequence TTGAGAGATTTTCTGATTATTCTGGCTATCGCATTTTTTGTCGGAGTCGCCTTTTTTGTCAATCAGTCACGCCATCAACACTCCAAAGCGCCCCATCGTCACGAAACGAAAGAGGCGGCTTCGAAATGTGCAGGCTGCCGCGAAAAGGAGGCGAAAAGATCGATCGACGAACTGCGTTCCATCCACTATCTGGAGCGATACGTCGAGGATGTCATCAACCATGGCTCCAGTCAGAATCTGGGGTTCAAGTACGGCGATATGCCCGCTCACATGGCCGATGAGAGGGCGGCCCCGAAAATAGCGGCCTACGTGGTGACCCTCTCGGGAAAGAAGCCGACCCATCCCGAATGGGCCAGAGAGGGGCACACCTTCTACATCAGCAACTGCGGCGGCTGTCACGGCGAAGACGGCAGGGGGATCCACGGCACGTTCCCCGATCTGACCCGCGATCCGCTGCTGGGCATCGAAAGGCGTATCAGAAGGCTGATGGTTACTCAGCGGCGATAG
- the accB gene encoding acetyl-CoA carboxylase biotin carboxyl carrier protein, translated as MNLKEIKDLIKVFNNSNLSKLKVENGDFGLTLEKGAAPASAAIQQSAAPAAAAPAPAPAAPAAAKEEKSLPENAVYITSPMVGTFYRSPSPDSPPFVKVGDTVKKGQTLCILEAMKIMNEIEAEFDCKILDILVEDGQPVEYDMPLFLVEKL; from the coding sequence ATGAATCTGAAAGAGATAAAAGACCTGATAAAAGTATTTAACAACAGCAATCTGAGCAAGCTCAAAGTCGAAAACGGCGACTTCGGACTCACGCTTGAAAAGGGTGCTGCGCCGGCTTCCGCAGCGATCCAGCAGTCGGCCGCCCCCGCAGCTGCGGCACCGGCACCGGCTCCCGCGGCTCCCGCAGCGGCGAAAGAGGAGAAATCGCTGCCCGAAAACGCCGTCTATATCACTTCTCCTATGGTCGGCACCTTCTACCGGTCTCCGTCACCCGACTCGCCGCCTTTCGTGAAGGTGGGCGACACGGTCAAGAAAGGTCAGACCCTCTGCATCCTCGAAGCGATGAAGATCATGAACGAAATCGAGGCGGAGTTCGACTGCAAAATCCTCGACATTCTCGTCGAAGACGGCCAGCCCGTCGAGTACGACATGCCCCTCTTTTTGGTGGAGAAACTCTGA
- the gltX gene encoding glutamate--tRNA ligase: protein MVVTRFAPSPTGYLHIGGLRTALYNYLWARKNGGQFKLRIEDTDLSRNSAEATKKIIEAFDWVGLDYDGEPIYQSDRFDLYKSYIIKLLDEGKAYKCYMSKEELDKLREEQMARKERPRYDGRYRDFTGTPPQGVEPVIRIKAPLEGEIVFEDGIKGTITIGASEVDDFIIARSDGTPTYNFVVAIDDALMGITDVIRGDDHLYNTPKQIIVYEALGFKLPRFYHVPMILGPDGKKLSKRHGATDVMEYKAQGFLPEALLNFLVRLGWSHGDQEIFTLDEMLEHFDPGDINASASQYNPDKLLWLNAHYIKNSSNERLARLLEDFGLYLLSHDKREILLDIFKERCKTVKEIAEQIKEVLETPENYDEKAIKKAMKGDAAEILQAFVQRVEEGGELHLPTDYHALMERFVEEKAIGFGKIGMPLRVALIGRLGGPDLSDVMSIIGKRETIARIQKLLEHLREE, encoded by the coding sequence ATGGTTGTGACACGTTTTGCACCCTCCCCGACGGGATACCTACATATCGGCGGACTGCGTACCGCCCTCTACAACTATCTGTGGGCACGCAAAAACGGCGGCCAATTCAAACTCCGCATCGAAGATACCGATCTTAGCAGAAACTCCGCCGAAGCGACGAAAAAGATCATCGAAGCCTTCGACTGGGTGGGGCTCGACTACGACGGCGAACCAATCTACCAGTCCGACCGTTTCGATCTTTACAAAAGCTACATCATCAAACTCCTCGATGAGGGAAAAGCCTACAAATGCTACATGAGCAAAGAGGAGCTGGACAAACTGCGCGAAGAGCAGATGGCCCGCAAGGAGCGTCCCCGCTACGATGGACGATACCGCGACTTCACCGGCACCCCCCCGCAAGGGGTGGAACCCGTCATCCGCATCAAAGCGCCCCTGGAAGGGGAGATCGTCTTCGAGGACGGCATCAAGGGCACCATCACGATCGGTGCGAGCGAGGTGGACGACTTCATCATCGCCCGCAGCGATGGGACCCCAACCTACAACTTCGTTGTCGCCATCGACGACGCGCTGATGGGCATCACCGACGTCATCCGGGGCGACGACCATCTCTACAACACGCCCAAGCAGATCATCGTCTACGAAGCGCTGGGCTTCAAGCTGCCCCGCTTCTATCACGTGCCGATGATTCTGGGCCCCGATGGCAAAAAACTCTCCAAACGACACGGGGCCACCGACGTGATGGAGTACAAAGCACAGGGATTCCTGCCCGAAGCGCTGCTCAATTTCCTGGTGCGTCTGGGCTGGAGCCACGGAGACCAGGAGATTTTTACCCTCGACGAGATGCTCGAACATTTCGACCCGGGCGACATCAACGCGAGCGCCAGCCAGTACAATCCCGACAAACTGCTATGGCTCAACGCCCACTACATCAAGAACAGCTCCAACGAGCGGCTGGCGAGGCTGTTGGAGGATTTCGGTCTCTACCTGCTCAGCCACGACAAACGGGAGATTCTTCTCGATATTTTCAAAGAGCGCTGCAAAACCGTCAAAGAGATCGCCGAACAGATCAAAGAGGTCCTCGAAACACCGGAAAACTACGACGAAAAGGCGATCAAAAAAGCGATGAAAGGCGATGCGGCGGAGATTCTGCAAGCCTTTGTGCAAAGAGTCGAAGAGGGGGGCGAACTCCACCTTCCCACCGACTACCACGCCCTGATGGAGCGTTTCGTCGAAGAGAAGGCGATCGGTTTCGGCAAGATCGGCATGCCCCTGCGCGTCGCCCTGATCGGCCGGCTTGGAGGGCCGGACCTGAGCGACGTCATGAGCATCATCGGAAAGCGGGAGACGATCGCCCGCATCCAAAAACTCCTGGAGCACCTTCGCGAAGAATAA
- a CDS encoding NAD-glutamate dehydrogenase domain-containing protein, which yields MDLEQRYAQACLQILRDDDLVLPKKIAKELSSHPFASEFIEDEKGTLYLKIYGREHFMLTQIVPLLKNIGLTVHSEISYDIPFEKEKVYVSRYRIGNEQVADIKRTKANILDLLKRMLCHPTLPNTPLLKLTLLENLSPRELELLNAMIDFENQLVLSFNRVTITDVLIKYHEVTKALLTYFYLKFNPALKRRKSEIAKSEEKIEALLHPITHITEDLVIRMFYEIVKRMVRTNFFLEKETIAFKIHTDEIQSRIDGIQPRIEAFVHHYRLSGVHMRMGPVSRGGIRWSDRFEDFRVEVRSLMLTQEGKNAIIVPSGAKGGFVIRLPKEEITREKFAAFYELYIDALLDLVDNKENERTLVNPKIVRYDNDDTYFVVAADKGTAHMSDRANAIALKRGFWLGDAFASGGSHGYSHKELGITAKGALRSVERCFIESGVNFYEAPVTVVGIGSMNGDVFGNGMLQSRHFKLLAAFSHNEIFIDPNPDPEKAYKERARLFKASPKGGWEYYDPKKISDGGGVFQRDAKEIPLSPQMQKMFRTTRQSMSGEEMVQAILRMKADLLFNGGVGTYVKASFESNLDVGDKANENVRIDASELRVRAVCEGGNLGFTLPARIEYAKAGGFINLDAIDNSAGVNTSDYEVNLKITLGALVKKGQLDEESRLEALKRQADMVVNRVLWTNYHQSLAISLDYRRSQTDIVPFLQAISLLERELPVFSRKQFYIPKDEKIETVLDDNEGLVRPILGTLLSYTKIFVKRLLLQSDMLDDPFAQEYLLKYFPKTFTTIYEDEILEHPLRHEIAATVMANRVINNAGITFVSDYDELGPERFVSKIKSYLICNQLFGSNDIRYEIFRHDYELDAKTQYALLFEIESTLDFSVSWMMRHLSPDQIHAPTLLRYRSEMARLMEMTPEENIKPILNTKSPVNRFFHHLPYMKFTVAAIILHERNHRRFDETARLIYAIIKKLHINEIMDALENYRPKNAEEHTIKKQLEEFIEFAVTSLSEKVIHYQRKGETMEKALESYLHDCEERYGALEEGFETFMRRPVVEKLEDIAILVNNLMQITLENPI from the coding sequence ATGGACCTTGAACAGCGTTATGCCCAGGCGTGTCTTCAGATTTTGCGGGACGATGACCTGGTTTTACCCAAGAAGATCGCCAAAGAGCTCTCCTCCCACCCTTTCGCTTCGGAATTCATCGAAGATGAAAAAGGGACACTCTATCTGAAAATTTACGGCAGAGAGCATTTCATGCTCACCCAGATCGTGCCGCTTCTAAAGAACATCGGTCTGACGGTCCACAGTGAAATCTCCTACGACATCCCTTTCGAAAAGGAAAAGGTGTACGTCAGCCGCTACCGCATCGGCAACGAACAGGTCGCCGACATCAAACGCACGAAAGCCAACATTCTCGATCTTCTTAAGCGGATGCTCTGCCATCCAACCCTCCCAAACACACCCCTGCTGAAACTGACGCTGCTGGAGAACCTTTCGCCTAGAGAGCTCGAACTTCTCAACGCCATGATCGATTTCGAGAACCAGCTGGTCCTTTCGTTCAACCGGGTCACCATTACCGATGTGCTCATCAAATACCATGAAGTGACCAAAGCGCTGCTGACCTATTTCTATCTGAAGTTCAATCCGGCTCTCAAGCGGCGCAAAAGCGAGATCGCCAAAAGCGAAGAGAAGATCGAGGCGCTTTTGCACCCGATTACCCATATAACCGAAGACCTCGTGATCAGGATGTTCTACGAAATTGTCAAGCGGATGGTCCGTACCAATTTCTTTCTGGAAAAAGAGACGATCGCTTTCAAAATACATACCGATGAAATCCAGAGCAGGATCGACGGTATTCAGCCTCGCATCGAGGCGTTTGTGCACCATTACCGTCTCAGCGGCGTGCACATGCGTATGGGGCCCGTCAGCCGAGGGGGCATCCGCTGGAGCGACCGTTTCGAGGATTTCAGGGTCGAAGTGCGCTCTTTGATGCTGACACAGGAGGGGAAGAACGCGATCATCGTTCCAAGCGGAGCCAAAGGAGGATTCGTCATCCGCCTTCCGAAAGAGGAGATAACCAGAGAGAAATTTGCCGCTTTCTATGAGCTTTATATCGACGCGCTGCTCGATCTCGTGGACAACAAAGAGAATGAGCGGACCCTCGTCAATCCCAAAATCGTCCGATACGATAACGACGACACCTATTTCGTCGTAGCCGCCGACAAGGGAACCGCCCATATGAGCGATAGGGCCAACGCCATCGCGCTCAAACGGGGCTTCTGGCTGGGCGACGCCTTCGCCAGCGGCGGAAGTCACGGCTACAGCCACAAGGAACTCGGCATAACGGCCAAGGGCGCTTTGCGCTCCGTTGAGCGCTGTTTTATCGAAAGTGGCGTCAACTTCTATGAAGCACCCGTGACTGTCGTGGGCATCGGGTCGATGAACGGGGATGTCTTCGGCAACGGCATGCTTCAGAGCCGCCACTTCAAGCTACTGGCCGCTTTCAGCCACAATGAAATTTTCATCGATCCCAATCCCGATCCCGAAAAAGCCTACAAAGAGCGTGCGCGGCTCTTTAAGGCGAGCCCCAAAGGCGGCTGGGAGTATTACGACCCCAAAAAGATAAGTGACGGGGGCGGTGTCTTCCAGCGGGACGCCAAAGAGATTCCCCTCTCGCCCCAGATGCAGAAAATGTTTCGTACGACCCGACAGAGCATGAGCGGCGAGGAGATGGTTCAGGCGATTTTGCGCATGAAAGCCGATCTGCTTTTCAACGGAGGGGTCGGCACCTATGTCAAGGCGAGTTTCGAGAGCAATCTCGACGTCGGAGACAAGGCGAACGAAAATGTCAGGATCGATGCGTCGGAGCTGCGGGTGCGGGCCGTCTGCGAAGGGGGCAATCTCGGATTCACGCTGCCGGCGCGCATCGAATATGCGAAGGCGGGCGGTTTTATCAATCTCGACGCCATCGACAATTCGGCCGGTGTCAATACCAGCGACTACGAAGTGAACCTCAAAATCACGCTTGGGGCCCTCGTAAAAAAGGGGCAGCTTGACGAGGAGAGCCGCCTGGAAGCGCTGAAGCGTCAGGCCGACATGGTGGTCAACAGGGTGCTTTGGACCAACTACCACCAATCGCTGGCGATCTCCCTCGACTACCGCCGCAGCCAGACCGACATCGTCCCTTTTCTTCAGGCGATCTCTCTGCTGGAGCGCGAACTTCCCGTCTTCAGCAGAAAACAGTTCTACATCCCCAAAGATGAAAAGATCGAGACGGTACTCGATGACAACGAGGGGTTGGTGCGCCCGATTCTGGGCACACTGCTCTCCTATACCAAAATCTTCGTCAAACGCCTACTGCTCCAGAGCGATATGCTCGACGACCCCTTCGCCCAGGAGTACCTGCTCAAATATTTCCCGAAAACCTTTACGACGATTTACGAAGACGAGATTCTGGAGCATCCTCTCCGTCATGAGATCGCCGCGACGGTCATGGCCAACAGGGTCATCAACAATGCGGGCATAACGTTTGTCAGCGATTACGACGAGCTGGGCCCCGAACGGTTCGTTTCGAAAATCAAGAGCTATCTCATCTGCAACCAGCTTTTCGGTTCCAACGATATTCGCTACGAGATATTCCGCCACGACTACGAGCTGGATGCCAAGACGCAGTACGCACTGCTTTTTGAAATCGAATCGACACTGGATTTCAGTGTGAGCTGGATGATGCGTCATCTCTCGCCCGATCAGATCCACGCTCCGACACTGTTGCGCTACCGGAGCGAAATGGCCAGACTGATGGAGATGACACCCGAAGAGAATATCAAGCCCATTCTCAATACGAAGAGCCCGGTCAACCGCTTTTTCCATCACCTGCCCTATATGAAATTCACGGTGGCCGCCATCATTCTCCATGAACGCAACCACCGGCGTTTCGACGAGACGGCACGGCTGATTTACGCCATTATCAAGAAACTCCATATCAACGAGATTATGGATGCGCTTGAAAATTACCGTCCGAAAAACGCGGAGGAGCATACGATCAAAAAGCAGCTGGAGGAGTTCATCGAGTTCGCCGTGACGTCACTGAGCGAAAAGGTGATCCACTATCAGCGCAAGGGGGAGACGATGGAAAAGGCGCTGGAGAGTTATCTGCACGATTGCGAGGAGCGGTACGGGGCGCTGGAGGAGGGATTTGAAACGTTCATGCGGCGGCCGGTCGTGGAGAAACTCGAGGATATCGCGATTCTTGTCAACAACCTGATGCAGATTACACTGGAAAATCCGATTTGA
- a CDS encoding peptidylprolyl isomerase yields MRSKLKILFLTALLGAMSLQAGLVDAISIIVDDEPITLYEIYKAQKQLGLSKKKAVEYLIKQKLKEEELKRLGIQVDEFDVNQEIEKIAQKNGIDSLKLREIMAKRGMDWNAYKKQMKEKLLQEKLYKRILSTKIQPPSDETLQEYYRLHLSRFSIPEEIQAIQYSAPDRRSLAEAIKNPMAAIPGVTREAKRIRSSQLNRQLLFLLTQTPKGKFTQVIPVNGQYVTFYIQDFVNPHPIPYEQAKQQVYMQWMEEKRQEAIKSHFEKLRATANVKVLRAP; encoded by the coding sequence ATGAGATCGAAACTGAAAATCCTTTTTTTGACGGCTCTTTTGGGCGCCATGAGTCTGCAAGCGGGCCTTGTCGATGCGATCAGCATCATCGTCGACGACGAACCGATCACGCTTTATGAAATCTACAAGGCCCAAAAGCAGCTGGGACTCTCCAAGAAGAAAGCGGTCGAATATCTGATCAAGCAGAAGCTTAAAGAAGAGGAGCTCAAACGGCTCGGTATCCAGGTAGACGAGTTCGATGTCAATCAGGAGATCGAGAAGATTGCCCAAAAAAACGGGATCGACTCACTGAAACTACGCGAAATCATGGCAAAAAGAGGCATGGATTGGAATGCCTACAAGAAGCAGATGAAGGAGAAGCTGCTGCAGGAGAAACTCTACAAGCGCATTTTGAGCACGAAGATCCAGCCGCCGAGTGACGAGACGCTGCAGGAGTACTACCGGCTCCATCTGAGCCGGTTCTCGATCCCGGAAGAGATTCAGGCCATCCAATATTCGGCCCCCGATCGCCGTTCGCTCGCGGAGGCGATCAAAAACCCGATGGCGGCCATCCCCGGTGTCACGCGCGAAGCCAAGAGAATCCGATCCAGCCAGCTCAACCGGCAGCTGCTCTTTCTTCTGACCCAGACACCCAAAGGAAAATTCACACAGGTTATCCCGGTGAATGGGCAGTACGTGACATTCTATATCCAGGATTTTGTCAATCCCCACCCCATACCCTACGAGCAGGCCAAGCAGCAGGTCTATATGCAGTGGATGGAAGAGAAGCGCCAGGAGGCGATCAAAAGCCATTTCGAAAAACTGCGGGCCACGGCGAATGTGAAGGTGTTGCGGGCGCCTTAA
- a CDS encoding PD40 domain-containing protein: protein MKILLLLLTVTVWAGGPWHRVKTLRLPGAFFFTPALSGGNYAAFGYISKAKPTPAEIEAERKRIRSIIDGSIKREYGSWEKYEEAMKKTGEKAAEKEREEASAWTQKLMPPSLVKEAVPLFLKGALMWVMAHPEAQSEPFGNLGKTGVVLLGGEGEATQVPIGIDQPVVSLDFSPDGRWLAVLSNMSSEEKNGKIHIVGHISVIDLSRKKVAHEWVLANVADQVRFSPDGRRLAFLVVKPGAPYEKALRFIDTARWKIEKETIPFTSVQHTGKGFRMKRHSPYFLFLPGGESIALLLKGNSIGCRPIKGNNPPFTVRGGGGAFAVAKAHPWLFDDNGRLWDCRRERLHLKVRRPHGFMFNYTAASFIEGDRTVLAVDHTRRLQRIDTRSGRIQTGDARSRHKGGPFFVSPDERYAFALYPAKGNEIVHYGPLRRRKMDLNIFDARTLRLLQTIDLPGSTVIDAAVAGESLFVGDFEALYLYRR, encoded by the coding sequence ATGAAAATTCTCCTCCTTCTGCTAACCGTGACGGTATGGGCGGGCGGCCCTTGGCACCGGGTGAAGACACTCCGATTGCCGGGCGCCTTCTTCTTCACACCGGCGCTCTCCGGCGGAAACTACGCCGCCTTCGGTTACATCAGCAAGGCCAAACCCACGCCCGCCGAGATCGAAGCGGAGCGAAAACGGATCCGCTCAATCATCGACGGGAGCATCAAACGGGAGTACGGAAGCTGGGAAAAGTATGAAGAAGCGATGAAAAAAACCGGAGAGAAGGCAGCCGAAAAAGAGCGTGAAGAGGCGTCGGCCTGGACGCAGAAACTGATGCCCCCCTCCCTGGTGAAAGAGGCGGTCCCCCTCTTTCTCAAGGGGGCGCTGATGTGGGTCATGGCCCACCCCGAAGCGCAGTCGGAGCCTTTCGGCAATCTGGGAAAAACGGGGGTCGTTCTGCTGGGTGGCGAGGGGGAAGCGACACAGGTTCCCATCGGCATCGACCAGCCGGTCGTATCTCTCGATTTTTCGCCCGACGGCAGATGGCTCGCGGTTCTCAGCAATATGAGCAGCGAAGAGAAAAACGGCAAAATCCACATCGTCGGGCACATTTCGGTCATCGACCTCTCCCGAAAAAAGGTGGCCCATGAATGGGTGCTCGCCAATGTGGCCGACCAGGTCCGCTTCTCCCCCGACGGGCGGCGCCTGGCTTTTCTGGTCGTCAAACCGGGTGCCCCTTACGAAAAAGCCCTTCGCTTCATCGACACCGCCAGGTGGAAAATAGAGAAAGAGACGATCCCCTTCACATCCGTCCAGCACACCGGCAAAGGATTCCGCATGAAGCGGCACTCTCCCTATTTCCTCTTCCTGCCGGGGGGTGAAAGCATCGCTTTGCTGCTCAAAGGCAACTCCATCGGCTGCAGACCCATAAAGGGCAACAACCCTCCCTTCACCGTCCGGGGCGGAGGCGGGGCTTTCGCCGTCGCCAAAGCCCACCCGTGGCTTTTCGACGACAACGGGAGGCTTTGGGACTGCCGCCGCGAACGTCTGCACCTGAAGGTGCGCCGCCCCCACGGCTTCATGTTCAACTACACCGCCGCCAGTTTCATCGAAGGGGACCGGACGGTGCTGGCCGTCGACCATACCCGCCGTCTTCAACGCATCGACACCCGCTCCGGCCGCATCCAGACGGGAGACGCCCGCTCCCGCCACAAAGGAGGGCCCTTCTTCGTCTCTCCTGACGAACGGTACGCTTTCGCCCTCTATCCGGCCAAAGGCAACGAAATAGTCCATTACGGCCCCCTACGACGCCGCAAAATGGACCTGAACATCTTCGATGCCCGCACCCTGCGGCTGCTGCAGACCATCGACCTGCCAGGCAGCACCGTCATCGACGCGGCGGTTGCAGGGGAGAGCCTTTTTGTGGGCGATTTCGAGGCGCTTTATCTCTATCGCCGCTGA
- the dcd gene encoding dCTP deaminase, with amino-acid sequence MGLKSDSWIREKALKEKMIEPFCEDQVGKGVVSYGLSSYGYDIRVSDEFKIFTNVNAEVVDPKHFDERNVVDFRGDVCIVPPNSFALARTVEYFRIPRNVLAICLGKSTYARCGIIVNVTPFEPEFEGHITIEISNTTPLPAKIYANEGIAQVLFLEGDEPCEVSYKDKAGKYQAQTGITLPRILDRD; translated from the coding sequence ATGGGTCTCAAAAGCGACAGCTGGATACGCGAAAAAGCGCTCAAAGAGAAGATGATCGAACCATTCTGCGAAGATCAGGTGGGCAAAGGGGTGGTCAGCTACGGCCTGAGCAGCTACGGCTACGACATCCGTGTCAGCGACGAATTCAAGATTTTCACCAATGTCAATGCCGAAGTGGTCGATCCGAAACATTTCGACGAGCGCAACGTGGTCGATTTCCGGGGCGATGTCTGCATCGTCCCGCCCAACTCCTTCGCGCTGGCGAGAACCGTGGAGTATTTCCGCATACCGCGCAACGTTCTGGCCATCTGTCTGGGCAAAAGCACCTACGCACGCTGCGGGATCATCGTCAACGTCACCCCCTTCGAGCCGGAGTTCGAGGGCCATATTACGATCGAAATCTCCAACACGACGCCGCTTCCGGCCAAAATCTACGCCAACGAGGGGATCGCCCAGGTCCTCTTTCTGGAAGGGGACGAGCCGTGTGAGGTGAGCTACAAGGACAAAGCGGGCAAATACCAGGCCCAGACCGGCATCACTTTGCCGCGGATTCTGGACAGGGATTGA
- a CDS encoding acetyl-CoA carboxylase biotin carboxylase subunit, with the protein MAEIKRILIANRGEIALRAIRTIKEMGKEAVAVYSTADKEASYLRLADASICIGGPKSGESYLHIPAIIAAAEVSECDAIFPGYGFLSENQNFVEICKFHGIKFIGPSVEVMALMSDKSKAKQVMKEAGVPVIPGSDGAIRDVEEARRLAKEMGFPVILKAAAGGGGRGMRVVEDESYIENAYLAAESEAITAFGDGTIYMEKFIENPRHIEVQVLADSHGNAVHIGERDCSMQRRHQKLIEESPALFLDDETRSRLHEAAVKATKHIGYESAGTFEFLVDKHRNFYFMEMNTRLQVEHCVSEMVSGIDIIEWMIRIAEGEELFEQSAVQLKGHAIECRITAEDPVNFMPCPGKISKWIAPGGKDVRIDSHAHAGYIIPQHYDSMIGKVIVWGENRERAIKKMQRAMDEFEVGGIKTVIDFHRRMMRNPDFIENRFDTKYLEEHL; encoded by the coding sequence ATGGCTGAAATCAAACGCATTCTGATCGCCAACCGGGGCGAAATCGCACTGCGGGCCATCCGAACGATCAAAGAGATGGGCAAAGAGGCGGTCGCCGTCTACTCCACCGCCGACAAAGAGGCAAGCTACCTGCGCCTGGCCGACGCGAGCATCTGCATTGGCGGCCCCAAAAGCGGCGAAAGCTATCTGCACATTCCCGCCATCATCGCGGCGGCGGAAGTGAGCGAGTGCGACGCCATCTTCCCCGGCTACGGGTTTTTGAGCGAAAACCAGAACTTTGTCGAAATCTGCAAATTCCACGGCATCAAATTCATCGGACCCAGTGTCGAAGTGATGGCTCTTATGAGCGATAAAAGCAAAGCCAAGCAGGTGATGAAAGAGGCCGGCGTGCCGGTCATTCCCGGCAGCGACGGCGCCATCAGGGATGTCGAGGAGGCTAGAAGACTCGCCAAGGAGATGGGGTTTCCCGTCATCCTCAAAGCCGCCGCGGGCGGCGGCGGACGCGGCATGCGTGTCGTGGAAGACGAAAGCTACATCGAAAACGCCTACCTTGCCGCAGAAAGTGAAGCGATCACGGCATTCGGCGACGGCACCATCTACATGGAGAAGTTCATCGAAAACCCCCGCCACATCGAAGTACAGGTGCTCGCCGACAGCCACGGCAATGCCGTGCACATCGGTGAGCGGGACTGCTCGATGCAGCGTCGTCACCAGAAGTTGATCGAGGAGTCTCCCGCTCTCTTCCTCGATGACGAGACGCGCTCGCGCCTTCACGAAGCGGCCGTCAAAGCGACCAAGCACATCGGTTACGAAAGTGCCGGAACTTTCGAATTCCTCGTCGACAAGCATAGAAACTTCTACTTCATGGAGATGAACACCCGGCTGCAGGTGGAGCACTGCGTGAGCGAAATGGTCAGCGGCATCGACATCATCGAATGGATGATACGCATCGCCGAAGGCGAAGAGCTGTTTGAGCAGAGTGCCGTACAGCTCAAAGGGCACGCCATCGAGTGCCGCATCACCGCCGAGGATCCGGTCAACTTCATGCCCTGCCCCGGCAAGATCAGCAAATGGATCGCACCCGGCGGCAAGGATGTGCGCATCGACTCTCATGCCCATGCCGGCTATATCATCCCGCAGCACTACGATTCGATGATCGGCAAAGTGATCGTCTGGGGAGAGAACAGGGAGCGCGCCATCAAAAAGATGCAGCGCGCCATGGACGAATTCGAAGTGGGAGGCATCAAAACCGTCATCGACTTCCATCGCAGAATGATGCGCAACCCCGACTTCATCGAAAACAGATTCGACACGAAATACTTGGAAGAGCACCTTTGA